The genomic stretch CGGTTCCTCGGCATCGGCCGACAAACCCGTCGTCGTCAGTGCGTCGCCCGGCCCCTTCGGCGCGTCGCTGGCGCCGAATCAGCGGCTGAGCGTCCTGCGCACGCTCAGAACCAGGCCATACCGGGTTGGCCGCATCATGCACACCCCGGCGCATCAGGCCGTCGACGAGACCGGCAGGCCGGCGGACGAGCGCACCACGAAGAACCTGCCGGAGATGCCTTCAGGCTTTTCGGAAAGCCTTGACTGCGAAACCGGCTCGGGTGGACAACACGACCTTCCCGAGCCTTTGGCGCGGCCGCTCAAAGCAGCCTGACGCGGGTCACATAGGCCTCGAAGAAGTCAGAGAACCGGGCGATGCGCATCGGCAGGCGTTCATAGGGCGGGTAGTAGAGCGTCAGCCAGAGTTCGCTCGGCGTCCAGTCGTCGAGCACCTGAACAAGCCGCCCTTCGGCAAGTGCGGTCTCGACGATGAAATAGGGCAGAAGCGCCACCCCTTCCCCGTTTTCGGCAAGCCGCGCCAGGAATTCGCCATTGTTGCCGGCAAGCACGGATCCGGCTCGCACGCGTCGCCGCCGGCCTCCATTGGTAAGTTCCCAGTTTTCCGACACGGCCTCCGCATCGAAGCCAAGGCAGGCCGCTGCCTGAAGGTCATCCGGATCCTGTGGCGCTCCATTGGCCGCGAGGTAACCGGGAGAGGCAACCAGCACCCTCCGGATCGGGCAGAGCTTGCGCCAGATTGTCGACTTGTCGTCCGGCGGCCCCGAAATGCGGATGGCAAGATCATAACGGGCTGCGACGATGTCGACGAAACTGTCGGTCAAGGTGACGGACATGCTGACTGCAGGGTTTTCCGCCCTGAACCCCGAAAGGACATCCGGCAGAACCTGCTGTCCAAGCGAGAGCGGCGCGTTCACCCTTATATGGCCGCTGATGGCCGCCTCCTGCTCGCGGACTTCCTCTGCCGCATCGTCGAAAGCCTGCAGCAGAGGCCGCATCCGGGCGGCATAGACGGCGCCGGCCGATGTCAAAGAGACTTGCCGTGTCGTGCGTACGAAAAGCTGCACGCCGAGCCGTTCCTCCAACGCACCGACGGCCCGCGTGACGCTGGGCGCGGTCATCGACAGGACGCGGGCGGCAGCGGCAAAGCTGCCCAGTTCCGCAACGTTCAGGAAGACACGAATATCATTCAAATCTTTCATTCGAGCATTATTACAATTATTGCAATAATATCGTCAATTTTATTCCTGTTCATGTTTGCGGCCGTCGCCATCATCTTAACGGTCAGAAATGAGGTCCGTAGGCCTCGCAGGAACAAAGGATCACCATGATGTTACAGCAAATCAAGGGCCTGCATCACATCACCTCGATGGCGGGCGACGCCCAGAAGAACAGCGACTTCTTCACCAAGACGCTCGGCCTTCGCCGCGTCAAGAAGACGGTCAATTTCGACTCTCCCGATGTCTATCACCTCTATTACGGTGATGAAGTCGGCACCCCCGGTTCGGTGATGACCTATTTCCCGTTCCCGCATATCGCCAGGGGAAAGCCCGGCACGGGCGAAGTTGGCGAAACGCTTTTCGCGGTTCCAAAAGGCTCGCTCCCCTTCTGGAGAGAACGGCTTTCGGCGCTGAATGTCGGAGAAATCTCCGAAAGCGAAGTCTTCGGTGAAAAACGGCTTCATTTTGCCGGTCCCGATCACGATGCCTTCGCGCTGGTGGAAGTCGATAATGATGACCGTGCCGGCCGGCTGAAGGGCGATGTCGCCGAAGCAGAAGCCATCCGCGGTTTCCGTGGCGCAAGCCTACGTCTCAAGGACAGCGGCGCGACATCCGAACTGCTCGGCTTCATGGGATATGAACAGGTCGACAGCAAGGATGACTGGACCCGCTATGCCATCGCGAACGGCAACGGCGCCGATGTCATCGACATTGAAACGCTGCCTTCTGCCAATGCGGCCCGTCAGGGCGCAGGCTCGGTGCATCACATTGCGTTTGCGGTTGAAGACCGTGCCGCACAGCTCGAAGTCCGCAAGGCGCTGATGGATACCGGATACAACGTCACGCCGGTCATCGACCGCAACTACTTCTGGGCGATCTACTTCCGCACGCCGGGCGGCGTGCTGTTCGAAATCGCCACCAACGAGCCCGGCTTCGATGCCGATGAGGACACCGCCCATCTCGGCGAAGCGCTCAAGCTGCCACCGCAGTATGAGAGCCACCGCGCCAAGATCGAGGACATCCTCACGCCGATCGAGGACTGACGCCATTTTCAAGGCGGCGGACCGGACGTCCGCCTGCCGGAGGTTTGAAACCATGACCGAAGATCTCTATCAGGCCTATACAAGGAAAGGCGAAAGCGGAAAGCCGCTGGTCTTCACCTTCCACGGCACGGGCGGCAACGAGAACCAGTTCGTGCCGCT from Martelella sp. AD-3 encodes the following:
- a CDS encoding ring-cleaving dioxygenase codes for the protein MLQQIKGLHHITSMAGDAQKNSDFFTKTLGLRRVKKTVNFDSPDVYHLYYGDEVGTPGSVMTYFPFPHIARGKPGTGEVGETLFAVPKGSLPFWRERLSALNVGEISESEVFGEKRLHFAGPDHDAFALVEVDNDDRAGRLKGDVAEAEAIRGFRGASLRLKDSGATSELLGFMGYEQVDSKDDWTRYAIANGNGADVIDIETLPSANAARQGAGSVHHIAFAVEDRAAQLEVRKALMDTGYNVTPVIDRNYFWAIYFRTPGGVLFEIATNEPGFDADEDTAHLGEALKLPPQYESHRAKIEDILTPIED
- a CDS encoding LysR family transcriptional regulator, translating into MKDLNDIRVFLNVAELGSFAAAARVLSMTAPSVTRAVGALEERLGVQLFVRTTRQVSLTSAGAVYAARMRPLLQAFDDAAEEVREQEAAISGHIRVNAPLSLGQQVLPDVLSGFRAENPAVSMSVTLTDSFVDIVAARYDLAIRISGPPDDKSTIWRKLCPIRRVLVASPGYLAANGAPQDPDDLQAAACLGFDAEAVSENWELTNGGRRRRVRAGSVLAGNNGEFLARLAENGEGVALLPYFIVETALAEGRLVQVLDDWTPSELWLTLYYPPYERLPMRIARFSDFFEAYVTRVRLL